One window from the genome of Enterobacter asburiae encodes:
- the yagF gene encoding xylonate dehydratase YagF, with amino-acid sequence MTIEKIFTPQDDAFYAVITHAAGPQGALPLTPQMLMESPSGNLFGMTQNAGMGWDANKLTGKEVLIIGTQGGIRAGDGRPVALGYHTGHWEIGMQMQAAAKEITRNGGIPFAAFVSDPCDGRSQGTHGMFDSLPYRNDAAIVFRRLIRSLPTRRAVIGVATCDKGLPATMIALAAMHDLPTILVPGGATLPPTVGEDAGKVQTIGARFANHELSLQEAAELGCRACASPGGGCQFLGTAGTSQVVAEALGLALPHSALAPSGQAVWLEIARQSARAVSELDNRGITTRAILTDKAIENAMVIHAAFGGSTNLLLHIPAIAHAAGCTIPDVEHWTRVNRKVPRLVSVLPNGPDYHPTVRAFLAGGVPEVMLHLRDLGLLHLDAMTVTGQTVGENLDWWQGSERRARFRQCLREQDGVDPDDVILPPEKAKAKGLTSTVCFPTGNIAPEGSVIKATAIDPSVVGEDGVYRHTGRARVFVSEAQAIKAIKREEIEQGDIMVVIGGGPSGTGMEETYQLTSALKHISWGKTVSLITDARFSGVSTGACFGHVSPEALAGGPIGKLRDNDIIEIAVDRLTLTGSVNFIGTADNPLTPEEGARELARRQTHPDLHAHDFLPDDTRLWAALQSVSGGTWKGCIYDTDKIIEVINAGKKALGI; translated from the coding sequence ATGACCATTGAGAAAATTTTCACCCCGCAGGACGACGCGTTTTATGCGGTGATCACCCACGCGGCGGGGCCGCAGGGCGCGCTGCCGCTGACCCCGCAGATGCTGATGGAATCCCCCAGCGGCAACCTGTTCGGCATGACGCAGAACGCTGGGATGGGCTGGGACGCTAACAAGCTCACTGGCAAAGAGGTGCTGATTATCGGCACCCAGGGCGGCATCCGCGCCGGAGACGGACGCCCGGTTGCGCTGGGCTACCACACCGGGCACTGGGAGATCGGCATGCAGATGCAGGCGGCGGCGAAGGAGATTACCCGCAACGGCGGGATCCCGTTTGCGGCCTTCGTCAGCGATCCGTGCGACGGGCGCTCGCAGGGCACGCACGGCATGTTTGATTCCCTGCCGTACCGCAACGACGCGGCGATCGTCTTTCGCCGCCTGATCCGCTCCCTGCCGACGCGCCGGGCGGTGATCGGCGTGGCAACCTGCGATAAAGGGCTGCCCGCTACCATGATTGCGCTGGCCGCAATGCACGACCTGCCGACTATTCTGGTGCCGGGCGGGGCGACGTTGCCGCCGACCGTCGGGGAAGACGCGGGCAAGGTCCAGACCATCGGCGCACGCTTTGCCAACCACGAACTCTCCCTGCAGGAGGCCGCCGAGCTGGGCTGTCGCGCCTGCGCGTCGCCGGGCGGCGGGTGTCAGTTTCTCGGCACGGCGGGCACCTCTCAGGTGGTCGCGGAAGCGCTGGGCCTGGCGCTGCCGCACTCCGCGCTGGCCCCGTCCGGGCAGGCGGTGTGGCTGGAGATCGCCCGCCAGTCGGCGCGCGCGGTCAGCGAGCTGGATAACCGCGGCATCACCACGCGCGCTATCCTCACCGACAAAGCCATCGAAAACGCGATGGTGATCCACGCGGCGTTCGGCGGCTCCACCAATTTGCTGCTGCACATTCCGGCCATCGCCCACGCGGCGGGCTGCACGATCCCGGACGTTGAGCACTGGACGCGCGTCAACCGTAAAGTGCCGCGTCTGGTCAGCGTGCTGCCCAACGGCCCGGACTATCACCCGACCGTGCGCGCGTTCCTCGCGGGCGGTGTGCCGGAGGTGATGCTCCACCTGCGCGACCTCGGCCTGCTGCATCTGGACGCCATGACCGTGACCGGCCAGACGGTGGGCGAGAACCTCGACTGGTGGCAGGGGTCCGAGCGCCGGGCGCGCTTCCGCCAGTGCCTGCGCGAGCAGGACGGCGTGGATCCGGATGACGTGATCCTGCCGCCGGAGAAGGCAAAAGCGAAAGGGCTGACCTCGACGGTCTGCTTCCCGACGGGCAACATCGCGCCGGAAGGTTCGGTGATCAAGGCCACGGCGATTGACCCGTCGGTGGTGGGTGAAGATGGCGTATACCGTCACACCGGCCGGGCGCGGGTGTTTGTCTCGGAAGCGCAGGCGATCAAGGCGATCAAGCGGGAAGAGATTGAGCAGGGCGATATTATGGTGGTGATCGGCGGCGGGCCGTCCGGCACCGGCATGGAAGAGACCTACCAGCTCACCTCCGCACTGAAGCATATTTCGTGGGGCAAGACGGTGTCGCTCATCACCGATGCGCGTTTCTCGGGCGTGTCGACGGGCGCCTGCTTCGGCCACGTGTCGCCGGAGGCGCTGGCGGGCGGGCCGATTGGCAAGCTGCGCGATAACGACATCATCGAGATTGCCGTCGACCGCCTGACGTTAACAGGCAGCGTGAACTTTATCGGCACGGCGGATAACCCGCTGACGCCGGAGGAGGGCGCGCGCGAGCTGGCGCGGCGGCAGACGCACCCGGACCTGCACGCCCACGACTTTTTGCCGGACGACACCCGGCTGTGGGCGGCACTGCAGTCGGTGAGCGGCGGTACCTGGAAAGGCTGTATTTATGACACCGATAAAATCATTGAGGTAATTAACGCCGGTAAAAAAGCGCTCGGCATTTAA